The sequence below is a genomic window from Cobetia sp. cqz5-12.
TTGCCGTCTTCGGTCTCACCGGAATAGAACGCGCTGTCCATCGGGAAGATGTAGGTGGCGGCATTCAGCACCAGCGGGAACGGCTTGTCGGTCACCAGGTCCACGGTGTAGTCATCGACGGCCTTGACGTCAGTGAAGGGTGCGAAGATGGCCTTGAAGTCGGCACTCTTCTTGAGGCGCTCAATAGTCCAGACCACATCCTTGGCGGAGAAGTCATTGCCGGAGTGGAACTTGACGCCTTCGCGCAGATGGAAGCGCATGGTGTTGTCGTCGACACGCTCCCAGCTCTTGGCCAGGCGACCATCGAAGCCGAGGTCCTTGTTCCAGCGAATCAGCGGGTCGTAGACCATGTGCGACAGCTGCAGGGTGCCGCCGGAGAGCTGTTCGTGGATATCGAGGGTCACGGGGTCAGCGTCGTAGGCCATGCGCAGGGTGACGTCTTCGGCCATTGCCGGAGCCGCCATGGCCAATGTCGCGCTGCCGATCAGCGCACACAGGGTCTTCTTGGGCAAGAAAGACTGGAGGGCATTCTGACGGGTCATGAGCATCCCTTTGCTTGTGTAGTTTGATTGTTGTTGTGGCGATCCTGCACGGCTATCGAGGTAGACACGCAGGATGCGTTCTAACAGTAGAGAGTCACTTGGTCGCGGGACAATCGAAATGTTGAGTAGCCGGATTCAGGTGGTGAATAGCCTTTTCCTCACGACGCAACGTCATCCAGGCTGGTGCAGGGTGCGGGAGGGGCGAAGCGACACCCCGGATGTCACACGGCAACACCATCTTTCACATCAATCAAGCTGCGAGCTGCACGCGCCTCCTGTCGAGGCAACGCGGAGAGACTCAGTCCTGCCTCCTGTCGAGAAAACCACCGTGACACTGGTCTTCCTCTCTCACACCGCAAGCCTTCGCGACAAGAAAATACCAATATAATCAATAATTTGAATGAATAATGATGGTCGGGCCTCGGGAAGATTCCCGGCCGCGGTGTGGCCGTGTTGTGTGTGCGTCCCGTCAGTCGACAGCGCCTGCTCGAGAGACATTGCGTACGCCGTATGGCGACAATCAAGCGTCACGTCACCTGGCGATCAGCAGACGCCATCAGCGGTAGAAAAGCCGACAGGATACGTGGTGATTTTTTGATGAGTGCAGCCTCTGCACTTGATTGGTGCGCGTGGCGTTCTGCGACCAAAGTTGCGCCTCTGAGGCCTTTCACGAAGCCCTGCAAGGTCGCTATTGCGCTGTAAAATTCACAAACGCTGCGCTGAAAGCACGTGAAAGACTTTCCAGCGTAGATGATCACGAGCCCCGTCCCCACTCAATAGACGCCAAGCCATAGGTGATCAGAACATTGCAAGTCAGCACATTGGAGGTCAGGCAGATAGGCGACAAGGCAGTCGCCGCTGGCAAGCACTCGCGGCTATGCACTGGCAGAAGGGAGGAGCGTTTGAGGAGGGAGGAGCGTCTGAGGTAAGGCGGCTGAGGTAAGGCGACTGAGGGCCAGTCTCGATAAGAGGGAGTCCTGAAACGCAACGCGCCTCCCGAGTGGGAGGCGCGTTCAGGAGGGCACTGACGATAACGCCACCGGCACCCTGTGGCACCGGCAGCTGGATCAGGGCGGCTTGCTCAGTCCTGCTGCGGTAACGGCTCGATGCGGTCCACACGATACAGCTGCGGCACCTGTGACAGGTTGCTGATGGTGCAATCGAGGTTGTTCACTCGACCATCGGACAGGCCGTAGACCCAGCCGTGCACTTCCAGCTTCTGACCGCGCTCCCAGGCGCGTTGCAGGATCTTGGTTCTGGCCAGGTTCTGCACCTGAGAGCGGACATTGAGTTCGCACATGCGGTCGACCTGCTCATCCAGCGGCAGGTCCTTGAGCTCGTCATAGTGCAGATTGTAGAGCTCACGCAGGGTGTGCAGCCAGTAGTCGACCATGCCATTGTCACCGCCGGTGATCGAGGCACGCACGCCACCACAACCGTAATGGCCGACGATCATGATGTGCTCGACCTTCAGGACATCGACGGCGTACTGGATCACCGACAACGCGTTCATGTCGTTGTAGTGGATCAGGTTGGCGACATTGCGATGAACGAAGACTTCACCGGGCGGCAGGTCGATGATCTGGTTGGCCGGTACGCGGGAATCCGAGCAGCCGATCCACAGAAAGTCAGGATTCTGCTGGTCCGAGAGGCGCTTGAAGAACTCAGGGTCGCGCTCGGTCATGGATTCAGCCCAGACCTTGTTTTGCTCAAGCAGCTTTT
It includes:
- the can gene encoding carbonate dehydratase, whose amino-acid sequence is MSNIEKLLEQNKVWAESMTERDPEFFKRLSDQQNPDFLWIGCSDSRVPANQIIDLPPGEVFVHRNVANLIHYNDMNALSVIQYAVDVLKVEHIMIVGHYGCGGVRASITGGDNGMVDYWLHTLRELYNLHYDELKDLPLDEQVDRMCELNVRSQVQNLARTKILQRAWERGQKLEVHGWVYGLSDGRVNNLDCTISNLSQVPQLYRVDRIEPLPQQD